In Candidatus Methylomirabilota bacterium, one DNA window encodes the following:
- a CDS encoding MarR family winged helix-turn-helix transcriptional regulator: MAGAGLTIGQFGALEALLHHGPLCQRELGEKLLRSDANTAVVVGNLMRRGLVGRTRRKDDRRYQTVALSESGRRLITDIFPRHVAGLVREMGMLSRDEQELLGGLCRRLGLPEEARDERTGGERWNTRPASDRSRTMPRAVSRSSTTMRATTSSRTSSTWLLDPSHTRRSPSARTSNT, encoded by the coding sequence ATGGCGGGGGCCGGGCTCACCATCGGCCAGTTCGGCGCGCTCGAGGCCCTGCTCCACCACGGGCCCCTCTGCCAGCGCGAGCTGGGCGAGAAGCTCCTCCGCAGTGACGCCAACACCGCCGTCGTGGTGGGCAATCTCATGCGTCGCGGGCTGGTCGGGCGCACGCGCCGCAAGGACGACCGCCGCTATCAGACCGTGGCGCTGTCCGAATCGGGCCGGCGCCTCATCACCGACATCTTCCCCCGCCACGTGGCCGGGCTCGTGCGCGAAATGGGCATGCTCTCGCGAGACGAGCAGGAGCTGCTGGGGGGACTCTGCCGTCGCCTGGGCCTCCCCGAGGAAGCCCGCGACGAGCGCACAGGAGGCGAACGATGGAACACAAGACCCGCTTCGGATCGCTCCAGGACTATGCCAAGGGCGGTGTCGAGGTCATCAACGACGATGCGCGCAACTACGTCTTCTCGAACGTCTTCGACGTGGCTTCTCGATCCAAGCCATACGAGAAGGTCGCCGTCGGCAAGAACATCGAATACGTGA
- a CDS encoding hydroxyquinol 1,2-dioxygenase yields the protein MNDDARNYVFSNVFDVASRSKPYEKVAVGKNIEYVIEAIRAEGTSGWRAPAQDEFALVMDGEVEIRLLKLDKPAGAAKGSVAIPGTPAGKKMGVVRARRGHMTLLPVGSAYQFHAAKPGVVLLQTVAGADTVEKWADICQTAPRPGR from the coding sequence ATCAACGACGATGCGCGCAACTACGTCTTCTCGAACGTCTTCGACGTGGCTTCTCGATCCAAGCCATACGAGAAGGTCGCCGTCGGCAAGAACATCGAATACGTGATCGAGGCGATTCGCGCCGAGGGCACCTCGGGCTGGCGTGCCCCCGCGCAGGACGAGTTCGCGCTGGTGATGGACGGCGAGGTGGAGATCCGCCTGCTGAAGCTCGACAAGCCCGCCGGCGCCGCCAAGGGCTCCGTCGCCATCCCCGGCACACCCGCGGGCAAGAAGATGGGCGTGGTGCGCGCCCGGCGCGGCCACATGACGCTCCTCCCCGTGGGGAGCGCCTATCAGTTCCACGCCGCCAAGCCGGGCGTCGTTCTGCTCCAGACCGTCGCCGGAGCCGACACCGTCGAGAAGTGGGCCGACATTTGCCAGACCGCGCCGCGGCCCGGCCGCTAG
- a CDS encoding hydroxyquinol 1,2-dioxygenase translates to MSQSTSNVPEIGSIEPNRHGYRTFTLGDFGFSRDEYFVQIAWPKGSHLIAADAFLRALQRDIAWGFFYGIVNFDAVVGTMNHYGSVDLFAGRFNAHYRKAGMDHSQRFDTPLIQRVFEAMLEDWTNKTFDPFASPQETGSAFGPKNGSNKEAITRHRVTAKRMIGAPGDEPTRSDESGFPINRHFKDVPQDKPEILTEPGFEGEVVAFNLFAYLSRSDVTWNPSIVSVCKASLYCPTTEEYILPVIHGNDRVEWFVQLSDEIQWEVEDRDTGAMRARVTMRAGDVAAMPADIRHRGFSPKRSMLLVWENASPDLPALYASGKMPPTPVQF, encoded by the coding sequence ATGAGCCAGAGCACGAGCAACGTTCCCGAGATCGGCTCCATCGAGCCCAATCGGCATGGCTACCGCACCTTCACGCTGGGCGACTTCGGCTTCAGCCGCGACGAGTACTTCGTGCAGATCGCGTGGCCGAAGGGGAGCCACCTGATCGCCGCCGACGCCTTCCTCCGCGCCCTCCAGCGCGACATCGCCTGGGGCTTCTTCTACGGCATCGTGAACTTCGACGCGGTGGTGGGCACGATGAACCACTACGGCTCCGTGGACCTCTTCGCGGGCCGCTTCAACGCGCACTACCGCAAGGCGGGGATGGACCACAGCCAGCGCTTCGACACCCCGCTGATCCAGCGCGTGTTCGAGGCCATGCTGGAGGACTGGACCAACAAGACCTTCGATCCCTTCGCGAGCCCCCAGGAGACGGGCAGCGCGTTCGGCCCGAAGAACGGGAGCAACAAGGAAGCGATCACCCGGCATCGCGTCACCGCCAAACGCATGATCGGCGCCCCCGGCGACGAGCCCACCCGCTCGGACGAGAGCGGCTTCCCCATCAACCGCCACTTCAAGGACGTGCCGCAGGACAAGCCGGAGATCCTCACCGAGCCCGGCTTCGAGGGCGAGGTGGTGGCATTCAACCTCTTCGCCTATCTCTCGCGGTCGGACGTGACGTGGAACCCGTCGATCGTGTCCGTGTGCAAGGCGAGCCTCTACTGCCCGACCACCGAGGAGTACATCCTGCCCGTCATCCACGGCAACGACCGCGTGGAGTGGTTCGTGCAGCTCTCGGACGAGATCCAGTGGGAGGTGGAAGACCGCGACACCGGCGCCATGCGCGCGCGGGTGACGATGCGGGCGGGCGACGTCGCCGCGATGCCCGCGGACATCCGCCACCGCGGCTTCTCGCCCAAGCGCTCGATGCTGCTGGTGTGGGAGAACGCCAGCCCCGACCTGCCCGCGCTCTACGCGAGCGGCAAGATGCCGCCCACCCCCGTGCAGTTCTAG
- a CDS encoding ABC transporter substrate-binding protein, with amino-acid sequence MADVPAVARRQFLRVASAGTAAALTGLRPGSARAQSAGRAIKIGYVSPQTGPLAGFGETDGFVVGGIRKALGKGLGIGGRRHPIEVLVRDSQSDPNRAAEVASRLILTDKVDLMLVASTPETTNPVSDQCEVNGTPCISTMCPWQPWFFARGGKPDAGFKSTYHFFWGLEDIIGVFIDMWSSIATNKVVGALWPNDGDGNAWSDKERGFPPALGKAGYKVVDPGRYPNLSDDFSAQISTFKREKVEIVTGVPIPPDWTTFWKQAAQQGFRPKVATIGKALLFPRSVEALGALGDGMSTEVWWTPQHPFKSSLTGATAAAFAGDYTRETKKQWTQPLGFVHALFEVGLDVLKRAKNLDDKSTVIAAIRETNLNTLVGPVAWGKGPVPNVTKTPLVGGQWGKGKSFPYDITIASNKSAPSIPVGDKLRPLKQA; translated from the coding sequence ATGGCCGATGTCCCCGCCGTCGCTCGCCGACAATTCTTGCGCGTCGCCTCCGCCGGCACCGCCGCCGCACTGACCGGGCTGCGTCCTGGGTCGGCGCGGGCCCAGAGCGCCGGGCGCGCCATCAAGATCGGCTACGTGAGCCCCCAGACCGGCCCGCTGGCCGGCTTCGGCGAGACCGACGGCTTCGTGGTGGGCGGGATCCGCAAGGCCCTCGGCAAGGGGCTCGGGATCGGCGGGCGCCGACATCCCATCGAGGTACTCGTGCGCGACAGCCAGTCCGATCCCAATCGCGCCGCCGAGGTGGCCTCGCGCCTCATCCTCACCGACAAGGTCGATCTCATGCTGGTGGCGAGCACGCCGGAGACCACCAATCCGGTCTCCGATCAGTGCGAGGTGAACGGCACGCCGTGCATCTCCACGATGTGCCCGTGGCAGCCGTGGTTCTTCGCCCGCGGCGGCAAGCCGGACGCCGGGTTCAAGTCGACGTATCACTTCTTCTGGGGGCTGGAGGACATCATCGGGGTCTTCATCGACATGTGGAGCTCGATCGCGACCAACAAGGTGGTCGGCGCCCTCTGGCCGAATGATGGCGACGGCAATGCCTGGAGCGACAAGGAGCGGGGCTTTCCCCCCGCGCTCGGCAAGGCCGGTTACAAGGTCGTGGATCCCGGCCGCTACCCAAACCTCTCGGACGACTTTTCCGCCCAGATCTCCACGTTCAAGCGCGAGAAGGTCGAGATCGTCACCGGCGTGCCGATCCCCCCGGACTGGACCACGTTCTGGAAGCAGGCCGCGCAGCAGGGCTTCCGGCCCAAGGTGGCGACCATCGGCAAAGCCCTCCTCTTTCCCAGATCCGTGGAGGCGCTGGGCGCGCTGGGCGACGGCATGTCCACCGAGGTGTGGTGGACGCCGCAGCATCCGTTCAAGTCGTCGCTGACCGGCGCCACCGCCGCCGCCTTCGCCGGGGACTACACGCGCGAGACCAAGAAGCAGTGGACGCAGCCGCTGGGCTTCGTCCACGCGCTGTTCGAGGTAGGGTTGGACGTGCTCAAGCGCGCGAAGAACCTCGATGATAAGAGCACCGTCATCGCGGCCATCAGGGAGACCAATCTCAACACGCTGGTCGGCCCCGTGGCCTGGGGCAAGGGCCCGGTGCCCAACGTGACCAAGACCCCGCTCGTCGGCGGGCAATGGGGCAAGGGCAAGAGCTTCCCCTACGACATCACCATCGCGAGCAACAAGAGCGCGCCAAGCATCCCGGTGGGCGACAAGCTCCGCCCGCTCAAGCAGGCCTGA
- a CDS encoding ATP-binding cassette domain-containing protein codes for MLDRLSLAVGEREAVGVIGPNGAGKTTALNVLAGRLRPDRGRVTLGGRDITALPAHARSRAGIVLTHQIPHPFEAMTVFENVLVGATHGGGRHEREAYAVCGDALALAGLGGKANTRAGALTLLERKRLELARALATGPRVLLLDEIAGGLTEPEVLAMVGVIREVRSRGIAIIWIEHIVHALRAAVDRLVCIDFGAAIMDGPPDAVMGSPEVQRVYLGIDVT; via the coding sequence GTGCTCGATCGCCTGAGCCTCGCGGTGGGCGAGCGCGAGGCCGTCGGCGTCATCGGGCCGAATGGCGCGGGGAAGACCACGGCTCTCAACGTCCTCGCGGGGCGACTCCGCCCCGACCGCGGGCGCGTGACCCTGGGGGGCCGCGACATCACTGCGCTCCCCGCGCATGCCCGCTCGCGCGCCGGCATCGTGCTCACGCATCAGATCCCCCATCCCTTCGAGGCGATGACGGTGTTCGAGAACGTGCTCGTGGGGGCGACCCATGGGGGCGGCCGGCACGAGCGCGAGGCCTACGCCGTCTGCGGCGACGCGCTCGCGCTGGCCGGGCTCGGCGGCAAGGCCAACACCCGCGCGGGGGCGCTGACTCTCCTCGAGCGCAAGCGGCTCGAGCTGGCCCGCGCCCTCGCCACCGGGCCGCGCGTGCTGCTGCTCGACGAGATCGCGGGCGGGCTCACCGAGCCCGAGGTGCTGGCCATGGTGGGCGTGATTCGCGAGGTGCGATCGCGGGGCATCGCCATCATCTGGATCGAGCACATCGTGCACGCGCTCCGCGCCGCGGTGGACCGGCTGGTGTGCATCGACTTCGGCGCCGCCATCATGGACGGGCCGCCCGACGCGGTGATGGGGAGCCCGGAGGTGCAGCGTGTGTATCTCGGGATCGACGTGACGTGA
- a CDS encoding ABC transporter ATP-binding protein, translating to MSLLSVRELSAFYGDFQALFGVSLEVAAGELVAVIGANGAGKTTLLRALAGAVPGARGAVELDGRSVTGLPAEALVGLGLVLVPEGRKIFPSLTVEENLRVGAYRGRPGPWSLARVQRLFPILAARRREPGTNLSGGEQQMLAIGRGLMANPRLLLVDEISLGLAPLMVKRLYEALTAIRAEGATLIVVEQDVSQVLAVAERVYCLRKGAVSLEGVPARLGRAQLAGAYFGT from the coding sequence GTGAGCCTGCTGAGCGTCCGCGAGCTGTCCGCGTTCTACGGTGACTTCCAGGCGCTGTTCGGCGTGTCCCTGGAAGTCGCCGCGGGCGAGCTGGTGGCGGTGATCGGCGCCAACGGCGCGGGCAAGACCACGCTGCTGCGCGCGCTGGCCGGCGCGGTGCCGGGCGCGCGTGGGGCCGTCGAGCTGGACGGCCGTTCGGTGACGGGCCTTCCCGCGGAGGCGCTGGTGGGCCTCGGGCTGGTGCTGGTGCCCGAGGGACGGAAGATCTTCCCCAGCCTCACCGTGGAGGAGAATCTCCGCGTGGGCGCCTACCGCGGGCGCCCCGGCCCGTGGAGCCTCGCGCGCGTGCAGCGTCTCTTCCCCATCCTCGCCGCGCGGCGGCGCGAGCCCGGCACCAATCTCTCCGGCGGGGAGCAGCAGATGCTGGCCATCGGCCGCGGGCTCATGGCCAATCCGCGCCTCCTGCTCGTGGACGAGATCTCGCTGGGGCTGGCGCCGCTGATGGTGAAGCGGCTCTACGAGGCGTTGACGGCCATCCGCGCCGAAGGGGCCACGTTGATCGTCGTGGAGCAGGACGTAAGCCAGGTGCTGGCCGTCGCCGAGCGCGTCTACTGCCTGCGCAAGGGCGCGGTGTCGCTCGAGGGCGTGCCCGCGCGGCTCGGGCGCGCGCAGCTCGCCGGCGCCTACTTCGGGACCTGA
- a CDS encoding branched-chain amino acid ABC transporter permease, with the protein MAWVDTVVQGVLLGGLYALFATGLSLIFGVMRLVNLAHGDFSILAAFLAAAAVAAWGLNPLLALALVVPLMATLGYGLQWLVLDRLLGRGVLPAVLVTFGFSVIIQNGLLEAFSADSRRLNPGGIETASLSLGGGLAVGWFPLLTFAVAVLLLGGLQLLIGHTAIGRAFRATSDDAATAALMGIDNRRLHGLAMALSLAIVAVAGIFLGIRTTFTFGSGPDRLLFAFEAVIIGGLGSLWGTLVGGVVLGVAQTVGAKLSPGWGILTGHLVFLAVLLLRPSGLFSPKRRVDA; encoded by the coding sequence ATGGCCTGGGTCGACACCGTGGTGCAGGGCGTGCTGCTGGGCGGGCTCTACGCGCTCTTCGCCACCGGGCTCTCACTGATCTTCGGCGTCATGCGCCTGGTGAACCTGGCGCACGGAGACTTCAGCATTCTCGCCGCCTTCCTCGCCGCCGCCGCGGTCGCCGCGTGGGGCCTGAATCCCCTGCTCGCGCTCGCGCTGGTGGTGCCGCTGATGGCAACGCTCGGCTACGGGCTCCAGTGGCTCGTGCTGGATCGTCTGCTCGGCCGCGGCGTGCTCCCCGCCGTGCTGGTCACGTTCGGCTTCTCGGTGATCATCCAGAACGGGCTCCTCGAGGCGTTCTCCGCGGACTCGCGGCGGCTGAACCCGGGCGGCATCGAGACGGCCAGCCTCTCGCTGGGCGGCGGCCTCGCGGTGGGCTGGTTCCCCCTGCTCACCTTCGCCGTCGCGGTGCTGCTGCTGGGCGGGCTTCAGCTCTTGATCGGCCACACCGCGATCGGCCGCGCGTTTCGTGCGACGTCCGACGACGCCGCTACCGCGGCGCTCATGGGCATCGACAACCGGCGCCTGCACGGCCTCGCCATGGCGCTCTCGCTCGCCATCGTCGCGGTGGCCGGCATCTTCCTCGGGATCCGCACCACGTTCACGTTCGGCAGCGGGCCCGATCGCCTCCTCTTCGCCTTCGAGGCGGTGATCATCGGCGGGCTTGGGTCGCTCTGGGGCACGCTGGTGGGCGGTGTCGTACTGGGGGTGGCGCAGACGGTGGGCGCCAAGCTCTCGCCGGGCTGGGGGATCCTCACCGGGCACCTGGTCTTCCTCGCCGTGCTGCTGCTTCGCCCCTCGGGCCTCTTCTCCCCCAAGCGCCGGGTGGACGCGTGA
- a CDS encoding branched-chain amino acid ABC transporter permease, which yields MSAPASAAPLAPVVERTTPASRAGAVAGVVLLAALIALPWVGTSGTMRMVVELIALLVLAQMWNLLAGYAGLVSIGQQAYVGLGGYALIVLADDLGVNPFLAVPLAGVVAVAVALPTAVLVFRFRGGYFAVGTWAVAEVYRLLVANTDALGRGTGRTLKAVFPLARETRELGTYAIALGIGLAALAAMYVYLRSRQGLGLMAIRDSEPASESLGIDVFRTKLTVYLIAAFGTGVTGALIYLNLLRISPDAAFSISWTAYTIFIVVIGGLGTLEGPIVGTLLFFFLREILSEYGAWYMILLGVLAIVAMLRFPQGLWGLVAERWGLDMFPVRRRVRAPR from the coding sequence GTGAGCGCGCCCGCGAGCGCCGCGCCACTCGCGCCGGTGGTGGAGCGCACCACGCCCGCGAGTCGCGCGGGCGCGGTGGCGGGCGTGGTGCTGCTCGCCGCGCTGATCGCGCTGCCGTGGGTGGGCACCTCGGGCACGATGCGCATGGTCGTCGAGCTGATCGCGCTGCTGGTCCTGGCTCAGATGTGGAATCTCCTCGCCGGCTACGCGGGGCTGGTCTCCATCGGCCAGCAGGCCTATGTTGGCCTCGGCGGCTACGCGCTGATCGTGCTGGCGGACGATCTCGGCGTGAATCCGTTCCTGGCCGTCCCGCTCGCGGGCGTGGTCGCCGTCGCGGTCGCGCTGCCCACCGCGGTGCTCGTCTTCCGCTTCCGCGGCGGCTACTTCGCGGTGGGCACCTGGGCGGTGGCCGAGGTGTACCGGCTGCTCGTGGCCAACACGGACGCGCTGGGGCGCGGCACCGGGCGGACGCTCAAGGCGGTGTTCCCCCTGGCGCGGGAAACACGTGAGCTCGGCACCTACGCGATCGCGCTCGGCATCGGGCTCGCCGCCCTCGCCGCGATGTACGTCTATCTCCGCTCGCGGCAGGGCCTCGGGCTCATGGCCATCCGCGACAGCGAGCCCGCCTCGGAAAGCCTGGGCATCGACGTGTTCCGCACCAAGCTCACCGTGTACCTCATCGCCGCCTTCGGCACCGGCGTGACCGGCGCGCTCATCTATTTGAACCTCCTGCGCATCTCGCCCGACGCGGCGTTTTCCATCAGCTGGACAGCCTACACGATCTTCATCGTGGTGATCGGCGGGCTCGGCACGCTCGAGGGGCCCATCGTCGGCACGCTCCTCTTCTTCTTCCTCCGCGAGATCCTGTCCGAGTACGGCGCCTGGTACATGATCCTGCTGGGCGTGCTCGCGATCGTCGCCATGCTGCGCTTCCCACAGGGCCTGTGGGGGCTGGTGGCCGAGCGCTGGGGCCTCGACATGTTCCCCGTGCGCCGGCGGGTGCGCGCGCCGCGCTGA